From Amycolatopsis sp. WQ 127309:
GTACGAAGAAGGCCGCCTGATCGCGTGGCGCCACTTCAACGGCCACCGCTGGCGCTGGCGCCTCGAACCCCTCGACGGCGGCCGCACCGAGGTCACCGAGACGTTCGACTGGTCGACGGCGAAGTTCCCGCTCGCGATCAGCCTCAGCCCGTTCCCGCGCAAGAACGCCCAGGGCATCGAGAAGACGCTGGCCCGGCTCACGGAGCTGTTCCCGGCCTGACCGGGTGGTCCGCGTCACCCGGGCCGGCCGGTAATTAGTTGTACAGTGCTTAATATTGCCACTTGCAACTAGTTTGGGGGCGTAGTGCCTCAGCCGGTCCGGCGGCGGGTGGTCCTCGCCGTCTGCTGCATGAGCCTGTTCATCGTCGGGCTCGACAACACGATCGTGAACCTCGCGCTGCCGTCGATCCGCCGCGAACTGGGCGCGTCGGTGTCCAGTCTGCAGTGGACGATCGACGCCTACACGCTCGTGCTGGCCAGCCTGCTCATGCTCTCGGGCTCGACGGCGGACCGCATCGGCCGTCGCCGGACGTTCCAGACCGGCCTGGCCCTGTTCAGCCTCGGCTCGCTGCTGTGCGGGATCGCGCCGAACATCGGCTCGCTCGTCGCGTTCCGCGCGCTGCAGGCGATCGGCGGCTCGATGCTCAACCCGGTCGCGCTGTCCATCGTCACCAACATCTTCACCGAACCCCGCGAACGCGCCCGCGCGATCGGCGTCTGGGCCGGGGTCGTCGGGCTGAGCATGGCCGTCGGGCCGGTGCTCGGCGGCGCGCTCGTCGACTGGGCGGGCTGGCGCTCGATCTTCTGGATCAACGTCCCGGTCGGGGTGGCCGCGATCGTGCTCACGGCGGTGTTCGTCCCCGAGTCGCGGTCCCCGTACCCGCGCCGGCTCGACCCGGTGGGGCAGCTGCTGGTCATCGTCCTGCTGGCGTCGGTCACCTACGGGATCATCGAAGGGCGCGGCGCCGGCTGGGGTTCGCCGGAGATCGTCGGCTGTTTCGTGCTCGCCGCGGTGGCGCTGACCGTATTGCTGCCCTACGAACGCCGTCGCCGGGATCCGTTGCTGGACCTGAAGTTCTTCCGCAGCGTGCCGTTCTCCGGCGCGACGCTGACCGCCGTCACGGGGCTCGCGGCGCTGTCGGGGTTCCTGTTCCTCAACTCGCTCTACCTGCAGGACGCCCGCGGGCTGTCCGCGCTGGACGCGGGCCTGCTGACGCTGCCGATGGCGGCGGTGACGGCGGTGTTCGCCCCGCTGTCCGGCCGGCTGGTCGGCGCGCGCGGGCCGCGGCTGCCGCTGCTCGTCGCCGGGGCGGGAATCGCGGCGTCGGGGATCGTGCTCTCCGGGATCAGCCCGACGACCCCGATTCCCGTGCTGATGCTGGGTTACGTGTGCTTCGGCGCCGGGTTCGGCATGCTCAACGCGCCGATCACGAACGCCGCGGTGTCCGGCATGCCGCGGGAGCGCGCCGGGCTCGCCGCGGCCGTCGCCTCGACCAGCCGCCAGATCGGGATCTCCCTCGGCGTGGCCGTGATCGGCGTGGTCGTGGCCTCGAGCGACGGGCTGCCGCCGGGGACGGGCCGCACCGGCTGGGTGATCATCGCCGGCTGCGGAGTGGTGGTGTTCGCGCTGGGGCTGATCACCACCGGCCGGTGGGCGCGGGCGACCGCCGCGCGCGTCAGTGGTCCGGACCACCTCGGCGAGCCCGTGACCTCGGCTTCGGGCAACTAGGGCGAAAAAGTCCCGCATCTCGGTGAACCACCTTCGTTACCGGGCCGTATTCCCGGATGAGGTGGTGATCAGAGAGGAACGGAACATGCCCCGGTTGAGTAGTGGTCGGCACCGCAAGCGAGCGACCATCGGACTGGCCGCGCTGCTGGGCGTTTCCGGCGTCACCGCGGCCGCGATCGCGCTGAGCAGCCCCGCGAGCAACGCGGCCGAGGCACCCAAGGAGAACTGCGGGGGACTCGACACCGCGCTGCAGAACAACCTGAACTTCATCGCCGGCCAGCAGGCGAACCCGGACGCGCAGTCGGCCGCGAGGATCGCCAACCGCCAAGCGGTGGTGGACCTCATCCAGCAACGGCGGGTGGTCGCGGAGTGCACCGCGAACGTCGTCGCGAACAACGGCCAGGCGGCCCCGGCGCAACAGGCTCCGGCTCAGCAGGCGCCCGTGCAGCAGGCTCCGGCGCAACAGGCGCCCGCACAGCAGGCTCCGGCGCAACAGCAGAACCAGAACGGTGCCGCGACGGGCGACGTGGTGTGCGCCGGCTCGACCGTGACGCTCTCGGGCGAGGCCGGTGCGCCGGCGGCGTCGAGCAACCAGTTCCCCGCGGGGACCAAGCTGAAGGTGACGAACCTCGACAACTCGAAGTCCACCACCGTGACGGTGACGTCGGTGTCGGGCAGCTGCGCGCTGCTCAACAACGCGGCCTTCGAGCAGGTTCGGGAACCCGGAAAGTTCCTCATCCGGCGCGCGCGGATCGAGCGCGTCGGCTGAGGGAGCAGGGAAGGAGGGGAGCACTGGCGGCGGGCTGGTGCTCCCTTCCCTTTCCCCTGAACAGCTCTGGTCAGCGGAAGCTGATCTGCAGCACCGGATCGCCGGTGCTGGCGAAGAAGTCGTTGCCCTTGTCGTCGATCACGATGAACGCGGGGAAGTCCTCGACCTCGATCTTCCAGACGGCTTCCATGCCGAGCTCGGCGTACTCGAGGACGTCGACCTTCTTGATGCAGTCCTGCGCCAGCCGCGCGGCCGGGCCGCCGATCGAACCGAGGTAGAAACCGCCGTGCGCCTCGCACGCCGACGTCACCTGCTTCGAGCGGTTTCCCTTGGCCAGCATGACGAGTGAGCCGCCCGCGGCCTGGAACTGCGCGACGTAGGAGTCCATCCGCCCGGCCGTCGTCGGCCCGAACGAGCCGGACGCGTACCCCTCCGGCGTCTTCGCCGGGCCCGCGTAGTACACCGGGTGGTTCTTGAGGTACTCCGGCATCTCCTCGCCGGCGTCGAGGCGCTCGGCGATCTTCGCGTGCGCGATGTCGCGGGCGACGACCAGCGGCCCGGAGAGCGAAAGCCGCGTCTTGACGGGCAGCTGCGAGAGCTGCGCGCGGATCTCGGCCATCGGCCGGTTGAGGTCGACGGACACGACGTCGTCCGACAGGTCCTCTTCGGTGACCTCGGGCAGGAACCGCGCCGGGTCGCGCTCGAGCTGCTCGATGAACACGCCGTCCGCGGTGATCTTGGCCTTGGCCTGCCGGTCGGCCGAGCACGAGACGGCGATGCCGACCGGGCACGAGGCGCCGTGGCGGGGGAGCCGGATGACACGGACGTCGTGGCAGAAGTACTTCCCGCCGAACTGCGCGCCGATGCCGAACTGGCGCGTCATCTCCAGGACCTGCTGCTCGAGGCTCGGGTCGCGGAAGGCGTGGCCGAGCTCGGAGCCCTCCTGCGGGAGGGTGTCGAGGTAGCGCGCGGAGGCGAGCTTCGCGACCTTCAGGTTGAACTCGGCGGACATGCCGCCGACGACGATCGCGAGGTGGTACGGCGGGCAGGCCGCGGTGCCGAGGCCGCGCAGCTTCTCGTCGAGGAAGCGGGCGAGCCGCTTCGGGTTCAGGACGGCTTTCGTTTCCTGGTAGAGGAACGTCTTGTTGGCGCTGCCGCCGCCCTTGGCCATGAAGAGGAACTCGTAGGCCGGGTCGTCCTGGCCGTCCTTGTGGTAGAGCTCGACCTGCGCCGGCAGGTTCGTGCCGGTG
This genomic window contains:
- a CDS encoding SRPBCC family protein; translated protein: MGSRQVSRTTIVATTPEKIFGLLADPAQHPLIDGSGTVRAPQPGGPDRLALGTKFGMDMKMGASYKVLNTVVEYEEGRLIAWRHFNGHRWRWRLEPLDGGRTEVTETFDWSTAKFPLAISLSPFPRKNAQGIEKTLARLTELFPA
- a CDS encoding DHA2 family efflux MFS transporter permease subunit; protein product: MPQPVRRRVVLAVCCMSLFIVGLDNTIVNLALPSIRRELGASVSSLQWTIDAYTLVLASLLMLSGSTADRIGRRRTFQTGLALFSLGSLLCGIAPNIGSLVAFRALQAIGGSMLNPVALSIVTNIFTEPRERARAIGVWAGVVGLSMAVGPVLGGALVDWAGWRSIFWINVPVGVAAIVLTAVFVPESRSPYPRRLDPVGQLLVIVLLASVTYGIIEGRGAGWGSPEIVGCFVLAAVALTVLLPYERRRRDPLLDLKFFRSVPFSGATLTAVTGLAALSGFLFLNSLYLQDARGLSALDAGLLTLPMAAVTAVFAPLSGRLVGARGPRLPLLVAGAGIAASGIVLSGISPTTPIPVLMLGYVCFGAGFGMLNAPITNAAVSGMPRERAGLAAAVASTSRQIGISLGVAVIGVVVASSDGLPPGTGRTGWVIIAGCGVVVFALGLITTGRWARATAARVSGPDHLGEPVTSASGN
- a CDS encoding fumarate hydratase encodes the protein MPSTTTFQHTEVLPLGKDTTTEYRLVTAEGVETFEAAGRKFLKVDPAVLTTLARTAITDIQHLLRTSHLAQLRAIVDDPEASGNDRFVAMDLLRNAAISAGGVLPMCQDTGTAIVIGKRGEGVLTGGDDERALSQGIFDAYQQLNLRYSQMAPVNFWDERNTGTNLPAQVELYHKDGQDDPAYEFLFMAKGGGSANKTFLYQETKAVLNPKRLARFLDEKLRGLGTAACPPYHLAIVVGGMSAEFNLKVAKLASARYLDTLPQEGSELGHAFRDPSLEQQVLEMTRQFGIGAQFGGKYFCHDVRVIRLPRHGASCPVGIAVSCSADRQAKAKITADGVFIEQLERDPARFLPEVTEEDLSDDVVSVDLNRPMAEIRAQLSQLPVKTRLSLSGPLVVARDIAHAKIAERLDAGEEMPEYLKNHPVYYAGPAKTPEGYASGSFGPTTAGRMDSYVAQFQAAGGSLVMLAKGNRSKQVTSACEAHGGFYLGSIGGPAARLAQDCIKKVDVLEYAELGMEAVWKIEVEDFPAFIVIDDKGNDFFASTGDPVLQISFR